Proteins encoded in a region of the Kwoniella botswanensis chromosome 2, complete sequence genome:
- a CDS encoding 26S protease regulatory subunit 10B, which yields MASPEASSSTAPPAPAPASAPEPTIVAPAGMPADKYEAIKGYRAKVKEHSRMSENLKQIRLNIRTLSTDFDKTEDDIKALQSVGQIIGEVLKQLDEERFIVKASSGPRYVVSYRPTLPSAKLKAGVRVSLDMTTLTIMRILPREVDPMVYNMSLEDPGSASFAGIGGLGDQVRELREVIELPLMNPELFERVGINPPKGVLLYGPPGTGKTLLARAVAATLNTNFLKVVSSAIVDKYIGESARLIREMFAYAREHEPCVIFMDEIDAIGGRRFSEGTSADREIQRTLMELLNQMDGFDSLGRTKIIMATNRPDTLDPALLRPGRLDRKIEIPLPNEQGRLEILKIHAKGINKSGDIDYEAIVKLSDGFNGADLRNVCTEAGLFAIREDRDAVVQEDFMKAVRKLNDAKKHETKM from the exons ATGGCATCTCCAGAagcatcctcatcgacagcTCCCCCTGCTCCGGCTCCAGCTTCAGCCCCAGAGCCAACCATCGTAGCTCCAGCGGGTATGCCAGCGGACAAGTACGAAGCCATTAAAGGATATCGAGCA AAAGTCAAAGAACATTCGAGGATGTCAGAAAACCTCAAACAAA TCCGATTGAACATACGAACCCTCTCCACGGATTTCGATAagacagaagatgatatcaaggCATTACAGTCTGTTGGACAGATCATCGGGGAGGTGTTGAAGCAGCTGGACGAAgagagat TCATCGTCAAAGCGTCATCGGGACCCAGATACGTGGTATCTTACAGGCCTACTTTACCATCTGCCAAG CTCAAAGCTGGTGTCAGAGTATCACTTGACATGACGACTTTAACAATTATGCGAATCCTCCCTAGAGAGGTTGATCctatg GTATACAACATGTCCCTCGAAGATCCAGGTTCAGCATCATTCGcaggtataggtggattAGGAGATCAAGTAAGAGAGTTGAGGGAAGTTATTGAGTTGCCTTTAATGAATCCTGAATTGTTTGAG CGTGTCGGTATAAACCCACCCAAAGGTGTATTGCTGTACGGTCCACCAGGTACAGGTAAAACACTGTTAGCTAGAGCTGTAGCAGCTACGCTCAATACCAACTTCTTGAAAGTCGTTTCTTCCGCT ATCGTCGATAAATATATCGGTGAATCAGCTCGTCTTATTCGAGAAATGTTCGCCTACGCCAGAGAACATGAACCCTGTGTTATATTtatggatgagattgatgcCATTGGAGGTAGACGATTCAGTGAAGGTACCAGTGCCGATCGAGAAATCCAGAGGACGTtaatggag CTGTTGAACCAAATGGACGGATTCGACTCCCTCGGCCGTACGAAGATCATCATGGCTACCAACCGACCCGATACCCTCGATCCAGCACTGTTACGACCAGGTAGATTAGATCGTAAGATTGAGATTCCCTTACCTAACGAACAAGGACGATTGGAGATTTTGAAGATTCACGCCAAAGGTATAAATAAATCGGGTGATATTGATTATGAGGCGATAGTCAAATTGAGTGACGGGTTCAATGGAGCGGATTTGAGAAATGTTTGCACAGAG GCCGGTTTATTCGCAATTCGAGAGGACAGAGATGCGGTGGTTCAAGAAGATTTCATGAAAGCGGTTaggaagttgaatgatgCTAAGAAGCATGAGACCAAGATGTGA